From the genome of Mycobacterium kansasii ATCC 12478:
CTTCCCGACAACCGCGTGCCGGTGCTGCTCAGCGCACATGAAGAAGAGCTGATCGGTCAGGATGCCGCGGCCATCCTCGACTACCTCGAGCACCTCGCGACGCAACCCGGAACCGACGACGTGACCCCGGCGGTGGCGGCCACGCTGTTGCGCACCCGGCGGGTGCGCCGACACCGCGCGGTCGTGCGGGCCGCCGACCGCGCTGATCTCGAGTCCGGGCTGCGCGCGCTGGCCGCCGGAGAACGGCATCCGCTGGTCGCCCGCTCTTCGGAGAACGCCAATACTCGAACCGCGTTCGCGTTCCCGGGTCAGGGCAATCAGTGGCCCTCGATGGGAGCCCAGGCCTACCAGTGCCTTCCGGCGTACCGGGCCGAGGCGGACCGATGCGCGCAAGCGTTCGCCGCCGCGGGTTTGCCTTCGCCGCTGCCCTATCTGTTGGGCGAGCTGCCGGCCGGCTCCTCAGCCCACACGGACCACGGCTGGTCGCAGATCGACATCCAGGGAGCACAATTCACCCACGCCGCCAGTCTGGCGCAGCTGTGGCGGTCTTGCGGAGTGCTGCCGGACCTCAGCATTGGGCACAGCCTGGGAGAGGCGGCGGCCGCCTATGTGGCCGGCACCATCACGCTGGCGGACGCGGTCGCGGTCGTGGCCGCCCGGGCCACGGTGGTCGGCCGGCTGTCGGGCCGCTACGGGATGGCGGTCCTCAGCATGGGCGCCGACCGGGCCGAGCGATTGATCGCCGAAACGCCGGGCTGGCTGGAAGTTTCGGCAGTCAACTCGCCGTCGTCAAGTGTCGTTTCCGGGGACCGCGACGCGGTGGCCGCCATCGTGGGACGAGCCGAAAAGGACGGTATCTTCGCCCGCGAGCTGACCGTCGACTATCCCGGGCACACCAGCAAGCTGGAATCGCTGCGCGACACATTGCGCGAACTGCTGCCCGCATCGAAGTTCTTGGACGCACCGGTGGAGTTCGTCAGCTCGGCTCGCGGCGACGTCGTCACGCCAGACACCGACTTCACCGACTACTGGTACCAGAACCTGCGCAACACAGTCAGATTCGATCAGGCCGCGGTAACGGCTCGGCAACGCGGCGCGGGCACGTTCGTGGAAATGTCGGCGCATCCGTCGCTGCGCTACGCACTCGCCGAACTGGCCGAAGACGCCCTGATCCTGGGTTCGGGGCGCCGTGACGAACCCGTCGTGGAGCACCTGTCCGCCAGCATCGCCGCTGCCGCGGTGGCCAATCCCGGTTACCGCTGGAGTGACGTCGCGGGCGTCGGCGACCAGCCGCTGCTGCGGGGTTTCCCGACCGCGCCGATGCGGGCCGTACATTTGTGGGCCACCCCCGAGCCGTTGCCGCCGGCACCCGGGTCGGCTCTGGTGGTCGCCTACGAGCGGTGGGAGCAGCTGCCGGCGCACGACCAGGGTCAACACGGCGCGGCCGACCGGCCGGCCACCGCCGTCGCGATCGTGACGCCCGACTCGGCCGGCGATCGGTTGGCGCGCCGGCTGACGGAGGCGGTCAGGGCGCATCCCGCGTGCGCCCTGACGGGACCAGCCGAGGCGGAGATCGCCGTGATCATCGCACCGGCTCTGCTGCAGCCGGACGCGGTCGCCGCAGCCGGCCAACTCCGCAGCGGCGCGAAACAACTCGACTATCACCAGGCGGTCGGTCCGCGCTGTCGACGCGTCTGGCTGGTCACCATGTGCGGTGAACAGGTGGACGCTCGCGCACCGCTAGCTTTGCCGGCGCAGGCCGCGCTGGCCGCGATGCACCGCAGCGTCGGTTTCGAGTTCCCCGACCAGACATTCGCCCACCTCGACGTGCCGGGCCGGGAAATCGACGAGGCGACAGCCCGCCGGTGCATCGATGTGTTGCTGGACGATCACACCGAAGTCGCGGTGCGCGCACACGATTCGGGCACCGGGCTCGATAGCTTCGTCCGGACACTGCGCCAGTCCGCCGAATCCGCGCCCGAAGGCGTCGACGCCGCGGCTTTGGACCATGTGGTGATCACCGGCGGCAACGGCACCATCGGCCTGCGGTACGCCCGGCACTGCGTCGAACACGGCGCTCGGCGGGTCACGCTGTTGAGCCGCAACAGCGTCGACCGGGACGAGCTGGACCGGTTGACGGCGGGATACCCCGCGCAAGTGCACGCCCCGGCTTGCGACATCACCGACGCCGACGCGCTGTCGGCGGTGGCCGGCGAGTACGCGGGCGACGGCGCGTCGCTGCTGATCCACGCCGCCGGCGCAGCCCGCTTCGCCCCCCATGACCAACTCGGCGGCCTGGAGTGG
Proteins encoded in this window:
- the mbtD gene encoding mycobactin polyketide synthase MbtD; this translates as MTATHRLPDNRVPVLLSAHEEELIGQDAAAILDYLEHLATQPGTDDVTPAVAATLLRTRRVRRHRAVVRAADRADLESGLRALAAGERHPLVARSSENANTRTAFAFPGQGNQWPSMGAQAYQCLPAYRAEADRCAQAFAAAGLPSPLPYLLGELPAGSSAHTDHGWSQIDIQGAQFTHAASLAQLWRSCGVLPDLSIGHSLGEAAAAYVAGTITLADAVAVVAARATVVGRLSGRYGMAVLSMGADRAERLIAETPGWLEVSAVNSPSSSVVSGDRDAVAAIVGRAEKDGIFARELTVDYPGHTSKLESLRDTLRELLPASKFLDAPVEFVSSARGDVVTPDTDFTDYWYQNLRNTVRFDQAAVTARQRGAGTFVEMSAHPSLRYALAELAEDALILGSGRRDEPVVEHLSASIAAAAVANPGYRWSDVAGVGDQPLLRGFPTAPMRAVHLWATPEPLPPAPGSALVVAYERWEQLPAHDQGQHGAADRPATAVAIVTPDSAGDRLARRLTEAVRAHPACALTGPAEAEIAVIIAPALLQPDAVAAAGQLRSGAKQLDYHQAVGPRCRRVWLVTMCGEQVDARAPLALPAQAALAAMHRSVGFEFPDQTFAHLDVPGREIDEATARRCIDVLLDDHTEVAVRAHDSGTGLDSFVRTLRQSAESAPEGVDAAALDHVVITGGNGTIGLRYARHCVEHGARRVTLLSRNSVDRDELDRLTAGYPAQVHAPACDITDADALSAVAGEYAGDGASLLIHAAGAARFAPHDQLGGLEWADVFSAKVTGLVRMTDAWPLRPDARILLCSSVSGVWGGYGHAGYAASNRMLDTVAAQLRGNGLNCMSVRWGLWQGTTIAGADDVARIERSGLIAMDPDAAITTGLGCRQGDPLILAADFDRLRVFFESQGAAMPFTSTTTAESDDDSAADSRSPDQRPISELVRAEIAAAFSLDGPAAVDLNVALVDLGADSMLALDLRDRLRRWTGQSVPAARLLGGITGAELIAILQSALSADRPAASPEPTAEPGSTANPERRERLRSSRD